In Pectinatus sottacetonis, a genomic segment contains:
- a CDS encoding branched-chain amino acid aminotransferase translates to MNDVKFVKTDTLKTKPDVSKIGFGTHFTDYMFEMTYTDGKGWHDPQIIPYSDIKISPANATIHYGQAIFEGMKAFRQGKKVVIFRPLDHLNRLNNSAHILDIPQVDVKLVHNALKQLISIEKAWVPDKRGQSLYIRPFIYADDGFLGVSVGKSYKMYIILSPVAAYYAHGFAPVKIMVEDTYVRATKGGLGEAKTPANYAASLHAGLVAHQKGYDQTLWLDGVERKYIEEVGSMNILFKINGEIVTPELDGSILSGITRRTVLQVAKEWGYPVAEKRISIDEVKAAYKKGTLEEVFGSGTAAVISPVGVLGYKGEDMIINNGEIGPFAQKMFDYVTGIQCGAENDVHNFTETVAEV, encoded by the coding sequence ATGAATGATGTTAAGTTTGTAAAAACTGACACATTGAAAACAAAACCTGATGTGTCTAAAATCGGCTTTGGTACGCATTTCACCGATTATATGTTTGAAATGACTTATACGGATGGAAAAGGCTGGCATGATCCTCAAATTATACCATATAGTGATATAAAAATAAGCCCAGCTAATGCAACTATACATTATGGACAGGCAATTTTTGAAGGAATGAAAGCGTTTCGACAGGGTAAAAAAGTAGTTATTTTCCGACCACTTGATCATTTAAACCGCTTGAATAACTCTGCCCATATTCTTGATATTCCTCAAGTTGATGTAAAACTAGTTCATAATGCTTTAAAACAGCTTATAAGCATTGAGAAAGCATGGGTACCGGATAAACGTGGTCAGAGTTTATACATACGGCCATTTATTTATGCCGATGATGGTTTCTTAGGTGTAAGCGTAGGAAAATCATATAAAATGTATATAATTTTATCTCCTGTAGCTGCTTATTATGCTCATGGATTTGCGCCTGTTAAAATCATGGTGGAAGATACATATGTTCGTGCAACTAAAGGTGGACTGGGAGAAGCTAAGACACCGGCTAATTATGCAGCCAGCCTGCATGCAGGACTTGTAGCTCATCAAAAGGGATATGACCAGACACTCTGGCTCGATGGTGTGGAACGGAAGTATATTGAAGAAGTCGGGTCTATGAATATCCTTTTCAAAATAAATGGTGAAATCGTAACACCTGAACTGGATGGGAGTATTTTAAGTGGTATTACACGGCGTACGGTACTTCAGGTTGCTAAGGAATGGGGCTATCCTGTTGCTGAAAAGCGTATTTCCATTGACGAAGTAAAAGCTGCCTATAAAAAAGGTACATTGGAAGAAGTTTTTGGTTCGGGTACAGCTGCTGTAATTTCCCCGGTGGGAGTTCTCGGTTATAAAGGCGAAGACATGATTATTAATAATGGAGAAATTGGTCCCTTTGCTCAAAAAATGTTTGATTATGTTACTGGAATACAGTGCGGAGCAGAAAATGATGTCCATAACTTTACGGAAACTGTTGCTGAAGTATAA
- the efp gene encoding elongation factor P, giving the protein MISSSDFRTGLTLEIDNGVWQIIDFQHVKPGKGAAFVRTKIKNIQSGAVVERTFNPNEKLPAAHLETKQMQYLYESDGMYTFMDNETYEQTELNKEQLGDALNFLKENMDISLQLFKDKIIGISLPNSVVLEVVECEPSVKGDTATGATKMAKVETGYEVRVPLFVNDGDKLRIDTRTGNYIERA; this is encoded by the coding sequence ATGATTTCAAGCAGTGATTTTCGTACAGGTCTTACTCTGGAAATTGATAATGGTGTATGGCAGATTATCGATTTCCAACATGTTAAACCAGGAAAGGGTGCCGCTTTTGTACGCACCAAAATAAAAAACATACAAAGTGGTGCAGTAGTTGAACGGACATTCAATCCAAATGAAAAATTACCGGCAGCTCATCTTGAAACCAAACAAATGCAGTATTTATATGAAAGTGACGGCATGTACACGTTCATGGACAATGAAACATATGAACAAACTGAATTGAATAAAGAACAGTTAGGTGATGCTTTAAACTTCTTAAAGGAAAATATGGATATAAGCCTGCAGTTGTTTAAAGATAAAATTATCGGTATTTCATTGCCTAATTCTGTAGTTCTAGAAGTAGTGGAATGTGAACCCAGCGTTAAGGGAGATACGGCTACTGGAGCAACAAAAATGGCCAAGGTAGAAACAGGTTATGAAGTTCGTGTACCTCTTTTTGTAAACGACGGCGATAAACTGCGTATAGATACGCGCACTGGCAATTATATTGAACGTGCTTAA
- a CDS encoding M24 family metallopeptidase encodes MEWSIMKNNRLMRLRKFLLDKNAEAVIISKNENVHYFSGFYGDDSALVITMDKQYLLTDSRYMEQAKEQSRFTVLEQKSGLLNKIKETLLGENIRRTAFESNVLVYDSFTALQKMLPEITAWIPVILDGLRVQKDEEELELIKKAVAISDKAFEHIIDFIKPGISEIAIAAELENTMRKLGSERPAFTTIVASGKRGSLPHGVATEKLILAGEFVTMDFGAVYKGYHSDITRTVCVGRADPEKKKLYDIVLKAHLMGIKSIEINKDGKSIDAPSRQYISDMGYGSNYGHGLGHGVGLEIHELPRLSPMAGDIIFKPDMLITVEPGIYIPGFGGVRIEDTVLVKEAGAEPLTKSRKDLIEL; translated from the coding sequence ATGGAGTGGTCAATAATGAAAAATAATCGGTTAATGCGTTTAAGAAAATTTTTGTTAGATAAAAATGCTGAAGCTGTAATTATTAGCAAAAATGAAAATGTCCATTATTTCAGTGGATTTTATGGGGACGATTCAGCACTTGTCATTACAATGGATAAACAATATCTGCTGACAGATTCCAGATATATGGAGCAGGCCAAAGAACAAAGCCGTTTCACTGTTTTAGAACAAAAAAGTGGTTTATTGAATAAAATAAAGGAAACTTTACTGGGGGAAAATATACGACGGACAGCTTTTGAATCGAATGTTCTTGTATATGATTCGTTTACTGCTTTGCAGAAAATGCTGCCGGAAATCACAGCATGGATTCCTGTAATTCTTGATGGATTGCGGGTACAAAAAGATGAAGAGGAACTTGAACTTATAAAAAAAGCGGTTGCTATAAGTGACAAAGCCTTTGAACATATTATTGATTTTATTAAACCGGGAATATCAGAAATTGCCATAGCTGCAGAACTGGAAAATACTATGCGTAAACTGGGAAGTGAAAGGCCAGCTTTTACAACTATTGTAGCTTCGGGGAAAAGAGGCAGTTTGCCGCATGGTGTTGCTACTGAAAAGTTGATTCTTGCGGGAGAATTTGTTACAATGGATTTTGGTGCAGTGTATAAGGGCTATCATTCTGATATTACGCGGACTGTTTGTGTTGGCAGGGCAGATCCTGAAAAGAAAAAGCTTTATGATATAGTATTAAAGGCACATCTCATGGGAATAAAATCCATTGAAATAAATAAGGATGGGAAAAGTATTGATGCTCCATCACGTCAATATATAAGTGATATGGGATATGGCAGTAATTATGGACACGGTCTAGGACACGGAGTAGGTTTGGAAATCCATGAATTGCCCCGCCTTTCACCGATGGCAGGTGACATAATATTTAAACCGGATATGCTTATTACTGTGGAACCAGGTATATATATTCCTGGATTTGGTGGTGTAAGAATAGAAGATACTGTTTTGGTAAAAGAAGCAGGAGCAGAACCTTTGACAAAGAGTCGTAAGGATTTAATTGAATTATAG
- the aroQ gene encoding type II 3-dehydroquinate dehydratase: protein MNKVLVLHGPNLNLLGTREPEIYGHTTLDNINNMLKEQAEKAHIGIDFFQTNHEGIIVDRIQQSAGYDYIILNAAAFTHYSVAIRDAIAGVAVPVIEVHLSNIHKREEFRHNSVIAPVAEGQISGLGVGSYQAALYYIITKLNGVVNNEK, encoded by the coding sequence ATGAATAAGGTACTTGTACTCCATGGACCTAATCTTAATCTGTTAGGTACACGTGAACCGGAAATATATGGACATACTACCCTTGATAATATAAATAATATGTTAAAAGAACAAGCTGAAAAAGCACATATTGGGATTGATTTTTTTCAGACTAACCATGAAGGAATTATTGTTGACCGCATTCAGCAATCAGCCGGATATGATTATATAATATTAAATGCCGCGGCATTTACGCACTACAGTGTAGCTATTCGCGATGCAATAGCAGGAGTGGCAGTTCCTGTAATTGAAGTTCATTTATCTAATATACATAAAAGAGAAGAGTTTCGCCATAATTCTGTAATCGCGCCTGTTGCTGAAGGACAGATCTCTGGACTAGGTGTTGGGAGTTATCAGGCAGCATTATATTATATTATTACTAAGCTGAATGGAGTGGTCAATAATGAAAAATAA
- a CDS encoding acylphosphatase, with protein sequence MNRYFATACGRVQGVGFRYFVQTTAKKYGLTGWVKNMDDGTVTIEVQGEQTEIDKLFAAVKKGNMFIKVDELAIKPMNTVHETSSFTIKY encoded by the coding sequence ATGAATAGATATTTTGCTACAGCATGTGGACGTGTTCAGGGTGTTGGCTTTCGTTATTTTGTCCAGACTACAGCTAAAAAATATGGATTAACCGGCTGGGTAAAGAATATGGATGATGGTACTGTTACGATAGAAGTGCAGGGAGAACAGACTGAAATCGATAAATTATTTGCTGCTGTAAAAAAAGGCAATATGTTTATAAAAGTTGATGAATTAGCTATAAAACCTATGAATACAGTGCATGAAACTAGTAGCTTTACTATAAAATATTAA